Proteins found in one bacterium genomic segment:
- a CDS encoding right-handed parallel beta-helix repeat-containing protein, translating to MKIVRYVFLFFAVLVFGLKAQDEGYKSWVERRDKLKEDINVVRYYTFEDIVDSKSMLTDFSPNKAHLKFVPYTDRTTKTVYDDLQVVEGRWKDKKAVRLDRGYYQGASYNIDNNQFSAEVWFRRQGEGSQPPPKGRISRGHIFSVEGFRAGWRLTTAYEPTSSVTFSLGAEGGSDRAGANVVATTPMVDNVWQHLVISWDGKDMKLYHNGQLVGKTGYEKEYISANNPNSFKIGFAGMGMGAIKLDIDEVVIYNKVLTNEEVSNLSKGPAGISKEEVFKRADLFLKEGDYKKARAEYEKLKDIPDEGKYLALFNIAESYRREKDYKNAHNVYKEITSIPDIKPYYLVDALFRRAEVCLEEKDYQSARNLYQQVKEVDGRTKRQTFRADISIADTYRVERKYSVARKMYEKMLKMEETLSFPNDVNRLDIREKLENIEGLADGKIEKSNQDKIFEWLSSPKQAIYVSLKGNDKNSGTKAKPFATIQRAQEEVKKIKSSGGVTIYLREGTYFLDKSLVFTEEDSGLKDFPVVYRGYPKENVRIVNGVLITDFRLLSDKTVLDMLPKEAKGKVYVANLKESGITDYGKLVNRGYGSTSPSAMELIYNGKIMQLARWPNDSWLRVAGLPNPKGDYVSRNTPYQLGKFIYSEDRPKRWKNEKEIWLKGYLGPKVPFVLKHLKVTSIETDKKVINVAEDPRWAYRKDPNYGVGYRIAPQEPYFVYNLLSEIDMPGEWYLDRQDGRLYFYPPGDIKNSEIIGTLNEEPIVKLDNVSNIAFYDIVFEGGRNSAFDIKGGYNNIIATSTIRNTGQWAVCIDSGWEHKVVGCDIYDVGEGGVSLNGGDRTKLIPSRHLVENNHIYRFNRFDGGYRQAVEINGIGQLVRHNTIHDSPHQAIFFDANDHIIEYNELHDAPTEGREIGAIYIYGANWPLMNRGTVIRNNFFHHISTHSSPNLTHGLNAIHIDAVNAGLVVDNNIFYKFPTGISSTQPGNYLTNNLFIEPANNSIGQGDRSSIFFKNRDIDAGPNIFSMNNISRRLKSVNHKLPPWSYRYPPLLPMLELDPSQWAKIQGSVITRNVNTEGKFISFGRGMKDITIFEDNWDGQKPDFRDIENMDFTIRPGSQIYELTGYENINTKNIGVSNTKLRASWPINRKKEDIGKYYKSGYTPIGDIKMAMGEVKRVYPPLTYLVTPIKHSIKLDGKLDIKEWQDINNPSKTMIIDRDHSKLGKKGPKSYAWLSYDNENLYIATKHEPDPWTEDMPAKLKDHIPAFEVSIESQAGPHSSRWWMEDMPTGPIYIFWVRSTGNVEVMNSFSMPFSKVQDIEKSIEYGVSVANKETGEWTSETKIPFSSIGINPHEAGELRFNIGVWKRECWVAWVPTGSSVWRLENAGFIKFVK from the coding sequence GGATAAGCAGAGGACACATTTTCTCAGTTGAAGGGTTTCGGGCTGGCTGGCGGCTGACTACTGCTTATGAACCAACATCAAGTGTAACGTTTTCTTTGGGCGCTGAAGGCGGTAGCGATAGAGCAGGTGCAAATGTTGTGGCAACAACTCCTATGGTAGATAACGTATGGCAACATCTTGTCATTAGTTGGGATGGTAAAGATATGAAACTATACCATAACGGGCAACTGGTTGGAAAAACAGGGTATGAAAAAGAGTATATATCGGCAAACAACCCAAACTCTTTCAAAATTGGTTTTGCAGGTATGGGTATGGGGGCTATAAAATTAGATATAGACGAGGTGGTTATATATAATAAGGTGTTGACAAATGAAGAAGTCTCTAATTTAAGCAAAGGACCGGCAGGCATATCTAAAGAAGAGGTTTTTAAAAGAGCTGACCTATTTTTAAAAGAAGGCGACTACAAAAAGGCAAGGGCTGAATACGAAAAACTCAAAGATATCCCTGATGAAGGTAAATATCTTGCGCTTTTCAATATAGCAGAAAGTTATAGAAGAGAGAAAGATTACAAGAACGCACATAATGTGTATAAAGAGATAACCTCTATACCTGATATTAAACCCTATTACCTTGTTGACGCTCTATTTAGGCGGGCAGAGGTGTGCCTTGAAGAGAAAGATTATCAAAGCGCAAGAAATCTTTACCAACAGGTGAAAGAGGTAGATGGAAGAACTAAAAGACAGACCTTCAGAGCAGATATATCTATAGCAGATACATACAGAGTAGAACGTAAATATTCTGTCGCAAGAAAGATGTACGAGAAAATGTTAAAGATGGAGGAAACATTAAGTTTTCCTAACGATGTCAACCGTCTTGATATAAGGGAAAAACTTGAAAATATTGAAGGACTTGCAGACGGAAAAATAGAAAAAAGTAACCAAGATAAGATTTTTGAGTGGCTCAGTAGCCCAAAACAAGCGATATACGTTTCATTAAAAGGGAACGATAAAAACAGTGGAACCAAAGCAAAACCTTTTGCCACTATACAACGAGCCCAAGAAGAAGTAAAAAAGATAAAAAGTTCAGGTGGAGTAACAATATATCTTAGAGAGGGCACATATTTTTTAGATAAATCTTTGGTGTTTACAGAAGAAGATTCTGGTCTTAAAGATTTTCCTGTTGTTTATAGAGGGTACCCTAAAGAGAATGTACGTATAGTTAATGGGGTACTTATAACAGATTTTAGGTTATTATCAGACAAAACTGTACTGGATATGCTCCCTAAAGAAGCGAAAGGTAAGGTATATGTTGCTAACTTGAAAGAATCAGGAATAACCGATTACGGCAAACTTGTTAATAGAGGTTACGGTTCTACAAGTCCATCTGCAATGGAACTTATTTATAACGGTAAAATTATGCAACTTGCACGATGGCCTAACGACAGTTGGCTTAGAGTTGCGGGGTTGCCTAACCCAAAAGGTGATTATGTATCTCGTAACACTCCTTACCAGTTGGGTAAATTTATCTACTCAGAAGATAGACCAAAACGGTGGAAGAACGAAAAAGAAATATGGCTTAAAGGGTATCTTGGACCTAAAGTCCCTTTTGTGCTTAAACATTTGAAAGTTACTTCCATAGAAACAGATAAAAAGGTGATAAATGTAGCAGAAGACCCAAGATGGGCATACCGTAAAGACCCTAACTACGGTGTTGGGTATAGGATAGCACCTCAAGAACCCTATTTTGTGTATAACCTTTTAAGCGAGATAGATATGCCGGGAGAATGGTATTTAGACAGGCAAGATGGTAGGTTATATTTTTATCCGCCTGGCGATATTAAGAACTCCGAAATTATTGGCACATTAAACGAAGAACCTATTGTAAAACTTGATAATGTATCTAATATAGCGTTTTATGATATTGTTTTTGAAGGGGGACGAAACAGCGCTTTTGATATCAAAGGTGGGTACAACAATATTATTGCAACATCAACAATAAGAAATACAGGGCAGTGGGCTGTCTGTATTGATAGTGGGTGGGAACATAAGGTTGTTGGTTGTGATATATACGATGTTGGGGAAGGAGGCGTTTCTTTGAACGGAGGAGATAGAACAAAACTTATACCTTCCAGACACCTTGTAGAAAATAACCATATATACCGTTTTAACAGGTTTGATGGCGGGTATCGGCAGGCAGTAGAGATTAACGGAATAGGTCAACTTGTACGGCATAACACTATCCATGACAGCCCGCATCAGGCAATATTTTTTGACGCTAACGACCATATTATAGAGTATAACGAACTTCATGACGCTCCAACAGAAGGAAGAGAGATAGGTGCTATCTATATATATGGAGCAAACTGGCCCTTAATGAATAGAGGCACAGTTATAAGGAATAATTTTTTTCACCATATAAGCACCCATTCTTCGCCTAACCTTACTCACGGTTTAAACGCCATACATATAGATGCAGTTAACGCTGGACTTGTTGTTGATAACAACATATTTTATAAGTTTCCTACTGGTATATCAAGCACCCAGCCGGGCAACTATTTAACCAACAACCTTTTTATAGAACCTGCAAACAATTCAATAGGTCAAGGAGACAGGTCCAGTATTTTCTTTAAAAACCGTGATATAGATGCAGGTCCAAACATTTTCAGCATGAACAACATATCTCGAAGACTTAAAAGCGTTAACCATAAATTACCGCCTTGGAGTTATAGGTACCCGCCGCTTTTACCTATGCTTGAACTCGACCCTTCTCAATGGGCAAAAATACAAGGAAGCGTAATAACAAGAAACGTGAATACAGAAGGAAAGTTTATATCTTTTGGTAGAGGAATGAAAGATATAACTATATTTGAAGATAATTGGGATGGACAAAAACCCGATTTTAGAGATATTGAAAATATGGATTTTACCATCAGACCAGGGTCACAAATTTACGAACTTACAGGGTACGAAAATATAAATACCAAAAATATAGGTGTAAGTAATACTAAACTTAGAGCAAGTTGGCCCATAAACCGAAAAAAAGAAGATATAGGCAAATACTATAAATCTGGTTATACCCCAATAGGTGATATAAAAATGGCTATGGGAGAAGTAAAAAGAGTTTATCCACCTCTCACATATTTGGTAACTCCTATAAAACACTCTATAAAATTGGACGGTAAACTGGATATTAAGGAGTGGCAGGATATTAACAATCCAAGTAAAACAATGATTATAGACAGAGACCACTCCAAACTTGGCAAGAAAGGACCTAAAAGTTATGCGTGGCTTTCGTATGATAACGAAAACCTTTATATTGCGACTAAACACGAACCCGACCCCTGGACAGAAGATATGCCTGCAAAGTTAAAAGACCATATCCCTGCCTTTGAGGTATCTATAGAAAGCCAAGCAGGTCCTCATAGCTCAAGGTGGTGGATGGAAGATATGCCTACTGGACCTATATATATTTTTTGGGTTCGTTCTACGGGTAATGTAGAGGTTATGAACAGCTTTTCGATGCCGTTTAGTAAGGTTCAAGATATAGAGAAATCTATTGAGTACGGGGTTTCTGTTGCCAACAAAGAGACAGGAGAATGGACTTCTGAGACAAAAATACCGTTCTCAAGTATAGGTATAAACCCGCACGAAGCAGGCGAGTTACGTTTCAATATTGGTGTATGGAAAAGAGAGTGCTGGGTTGCGTGGGTACCAACAGGGTCCTCAGTATGGAGGCTGGAAAACGCTGGGTTTATAAAGTTTGTCAAATAA